The DNA window TGAAAAGAGAATAGAAACCATTAATGAGTATTCACCTGATTTTACTGCTATTGGCACAGGAGGCTTTGGTGGTTATATTGTTCACGGTTTTGAAGATTTGAACATGTACATTTTGGAGAGTGTAAAAGTGAATAATGCTACTTATGTTTTAAGAAATGATTGGGAAAGCATTTCACAGCTAACAAAAGCTGAAATACTAAATAATGATTTACATGAGACTCGTATAGTCCATAATAAGAATTGGTATAAAAATCTGAATCATCTATTTGATAAAAATTTATCCTAAGCTGACAAGAGATTACTTAGATGGATTGATAAATTTAATCGTTACATATTGAATGTACGAATAAAGTTGAACTTTAAGATTAATAGGGGTGAAATGATGACTTCTGATGAATATGTTAGAAGGATTATTGCTAAATATAAAGTACCTAATGAGGTTGATGCTCTGACACAGTGTTTTGTAGTCAATCCTTTAATAAATATGATAAAAGAATGGGCAGGTGATTGCCTTAATGATATTCAAATATCTGGATCAAGAGCAAAAGGAACTGCTATAAATATTAGTTCGGATTTAGATTTATTTGTTTCGCTAAAATCAACTACTAATAATACTTTAAAGGAGATCTATGATTCTCTATTTAGCTATATTAGCAGCAGTAAGGGTATTAATTGTAGAAAACAAAATGTTTCTATAGGAATAAATTACGGTGGGCATAGTATTGACCTGGTTCCTGGGAAGAAGCATGTTGGTAATACAAATGACCATAGTTTATATAGAAACAAGAAAAATACTTGGACACAAACCAACATACACAAGCATATATCGATAGTAAAAAACTCTGGAAGGCTTGAGGAAATCATCCTATTAAAAATATGGAGAAAGTTGCACAATTTAGATTTTCCCTCTATTTACTTGGAGTTAGTGACAATAGAAGCTTTGAGATATAAAAATAAGAATCAGCCAGCTGCAAACTTCTTATCAACCTTGGATTACCTTAAAGATAATTTTGTTGATAAAATTATCAAAGATCCTGCTAATACAAACAATGTAATATCAGATGATTTGTATAAATATGAAAAAGAGGATATAGCTAAGAAAGCTAAAGAGAGTAGAAATGAAGAGTACTGGGAGAAGATTATTTGGTAAACAGGGGGGTAGTGATATGGGACAAATTGATATTAAAAGTCTTTTCTATTCTTTACAGACCCAGATGTGTGCTAAGTTGTCGACCAATAGGCAACACATACAGCATCCTGGCATAAAAGGTGATTCATCCGAATTAAATTGGATTGAATGGCTAAAAACTTATTTACCGAAAAGATATAGCGTAGATAAAGCTTTTATAATTGATTGCGACGGAAATATGAGTGATCAAATTGATGTAGTTATTTACGACCAACAATATTCACCTTTTGTATTCAATCAGGATAATGCTTATTATATTCCTGCCGAGAGCGTTTATGCTATATTTGAAGTTAAGCAAGAAATTAATAAAGAAAATATCATCTATGCTGGTGATAAAACAAAAAGTGTACGCTCTTTAAAAAGGACATCAACAGCAATCCCGCATGCCGGTGGATATTATGCTCCAAAGCCACACAATAAGATTCTTTCGGGAATATTAACGTTATCAAGTGTTTGGAATCCGCCTCTAGGGAAAAGCTTTGAAGAAGCTATATATAGCTTAGAGGATGAAAGTAAACTAGATATTGGATGTATCTTAGCAGAAGGTTCATTCTTGGCAGATTATAAAAATGATGTTTTGATGAAAAGCACAGAGGAAGAATCATTGATTTTTTTCTTTCTAAAATTATTAATAGAGCTACAAAGTTTGGGTACTACACCTGCGATTGATATTAATTGTTATGGAAGTGCATTGGATTCTATATAATTTTTGTATATCATCGTATAGTAGAAGAAAAGATGCCTTACTAATATAAAAGCTATAATTTATAACACCCTTATTGGGTGTTTTTGAATTTATGAAATAATCAACAATGCATTCTCATAAAGGAGGTGGCGCTTATGCTTGTGCTAGATTAAATTGTAGATGTTATAAAATACTCAATACAACCAGAGGAGGAAATCAAAATGATCGGTATCGAGCAATATCAAAAAATCCAGGAATACAAAGCACTTGGACTTGCCCAGACCAAAACTGCTAAAGCGCTGGGGATCACCTATACTTCTGTCAGTAAATACTGGAATATGAGTAAAGAGGATTATGCTAGGGAAGCTGAAAAGGAAAGGTACCACATGGATAACTACCGTCAGTACATACTGGAACAGTTGAAAATATGCCCACAAATCCGAGATACCAATATTTATCTTAAATTAATTGAAGCCTTTCCTGATTTACAAGTTAAACGAGCTACTTTCTATCGCTACATGAAAGCTTTAAGGGAACAGCATGGGTATCAGCATACCAGTAAGCGGAAAATCTCGCCACGTGAAGTCTCGCCACCAGGATATGAAGCTCAGGCTGATTTTGGTCAATATAAACTTAAAGATATGTATGGAAGAATTGTAAGGGTATATTTCTTTTGTATGGTTTTGAGTTATAGCAGAATGAAATTTGTTTGCTTTTCACCGGATCCCTTCACGACCGAAACAGCCATTAAAGCTCATAACTATACATTTCAATATTTTGGAGGAAGACCACAGACAATTCTATATGATCTTGATAGGGTCTATGTGGTTAGCGAAAATCTAGGTAATATTATACTTGTACCGGCCTTTGAAGAATATGTAAAGCGTATCGGCTACAGTGTTTCATTATGCAGGCCAAGAGATCCTCAGAGTAAAGGTAAGGTAGAAGAGGTCATTGGATATGTTAAGCAAAGTTTTCTGGAGGGGAGGGTATATACCGGAATTGACAGTCTTAACAGTGCAGCTCTTGCATGGTTGGATAGAGAAGGCAACGGGAGAGTTCATACTGTGACTAGAAAAGTGCCACGAGAAATGTTTATTGAAGAACAAAAACAGCTTTTTCATGTTAAACCATATTCAGAGGTATCAAGTACTGTAGCATCCTTTGATTCCAATGGAGTGGTCAGCTATAAAGGGAATCGTTATCAGATTGATGTCGGTGTGATGGATGCACATCAACGCATACGTATAGAGGATGATGGTGAAATACTTCTATTTTATGATACTGATACTAATGAATTATTAGCTAAGTATCCAGTAACAGAAGGTACTGGACAGATATTCAAACCTGAAGGAAATAATAACAGAAACAGGGTCTCTCATGCTCTTATAAAACAATATTTTGCAGAGCATGAAATCGCTCAGGAATTTATACAGCGGATGGAACAGGAACAACCAAAATATTTTAATAGCCATTGCATTCGCTTAAATCGCATGACGAAGTTTTATTCGATGGAGCAAATGCTTGATGGGGTAAGATATTGCATTGAAACTGAACGCTGCAATGCCTATGAACTTTTGGCCTACATGATGTATAAGCATGGTGAGCAGATAGCGAAGAAGTTCTTACCAAATCAGCAGTATTTCAACCATCTGACACGTAGCAAGGAGATAAGGAGGGAAATCGATGGCTGATATAACTGAAATCCGCGAGTTGGCTAAGAAGCTAAATCTATGGAATATTTCCAGGGGATATATTGATTTGAATGATGAGAAACTGTCCAATCTAGATTATCTTCAGATGATATTACAAAAAGAACTAGAGATACGAGCCAGACAAAAACAGATCAAGCTAAGAAGGGCAAGCAAACTTCCCAACAAGGTATTTGAATTATCGAATTTAAACAAAGGTTTGGAATGGCAAATTAAACAATTATCCCATCTGACATGGCTTAATGAAGAACAAAACGTTATTCTGCTTGGTAAATGCGGGACAGGCAAAACTAGTCTTGCAGTTCATCTTGGAGAAACAGCGATCGGTAATGGACATAAAACTTACTATGCATCCATTGATACTTTTGTATCTATTGTAGAGAACAAAGATATAAACCCAAAAGCAGGAGCAACCTTCTCATATATGCGGGAGTGCGACTTGATTATTATTGATGATGTTTTTTATCTAGAACCAACCAGGTCAGAGTTGCAGGCTTTTTATCGAGCAGTTACTTTTCTTAATGAAACAAGAAGTATCATTTTTATTACCAATCGAGAAATATCTACATGGTTAGATGTAGTGGAAGACAAACATCTTTGTCAGACTCTGTTAGATAGAATAACAGCCAATTGTCAGATCATTCGCTTGACCGACAGATAAATTAAAATACTCACCTCTTTTCTAGAAAAGGGTTAATACTCAAATTTGAAAACTATGCCGATTAACGGTTTTATATAGATGCAAAAAATCTCACGAAATCCTAAGATTAGCTTAACTTTTGAGATTTTCTGCAGTTTCTGGGGTAGGGGGGTCTAAATCTCCACCACTTTTTGCCCCGGAAACGGGCGTGGGGCAACGCGTGAAAATTCGCGGTTTCAAACGGTGCGGCGATATTTACCGACGGGTACATTGGAATAACCGAGGTTACAAGTCAATCGTTTGGAGATGCGTTAGTCGATTGGAGGAGAAGGACTCTGAATGCACTGCCCCTACCATAAATGAGGAAACATTGCAGAATGCAGTTGTTAAGGCTATAAACGAACTTTTGGTCAACAAAGAACCCTTCCTCCAGACGCTACAGAAAAATATAGCTACTATATTTAATGAAGAAAATGATAATGCCACCGATGATATTGATGGTAAATTGGAAGAATTACAGCAACAGCTTCTTATACAAGCAAAGTCCAAGAATGACTATGATGATGTGGCTGATGAAATTTACCGCCTTCGAGAATTAAAGCAAAATGCACTAGTTGAAAATGCAGAGCGAGAAGGAAAAAGGCAACGAATCGCTGAAATGACTGATTTCTTGAATGAGCAATCCTGCGAGTTAGAGGAGTATGATGAGCAATTAGTAAGGTGGCTTATTGAAAGGGTTACGGTGCATGATGACAGAATTGAGGTGGAATTTAAGTCAAGTATTGAAATAGATATAGAAAATTAGATATAAGACTTGCCGCTGATTAAGGGTAACAGCTCTTGATTGGCGGCTTTTCGTTTTTATAATGCTTATGTCATACAGGAAATTGAAAAAACTTAACGGCAAGTTGCACAAGTTACTATTTTTATAAAATACTGTCTATTGGATAATTCTGCATTCATATGGTCTACGGAGCGTGGATTATATTTTGAGATACATTGTTTTATACTAGAGTCGAGGTGAAAATGATGGATACAAAAAGAAAAAAAGAGCTTTTAGAAGCCTATAAAAACAGACATCCTGAAATGGGAGTAATATCTTACCGTTGTAAAGAAACTGGCGAGGTATTTTTGGGTATCTCCAAAGATACAAAATCAGGCTTTAACAGCAATAATATGAAATTGGCAGCCAACTGGCATCCTAATAAACGATTACAAGAACTCTGGAATAAATATGGCTCGGAAGGCTTTGAACTATCAGTTATTAAAGTGTTAAAGTATGATGACCCACATGAAGATCATACAGCAAAATTAGAAAGTTTGAGAGAACAGTGTCTCGCTGCTGATCCAAATGCAAGGAGGATATGGCGATGAATGAAAAAGTTGTTATGGTGTCAAATGATTATGACCGTATAGATGGCAGAAATGCTTATCAATCTGACATCAAACGTTTAACGCTAGGTGCGCCTATGCTGGAAGAAAATAAAAAAATGCAGATTGCCGCACAGATTTGGAAAAATGATAAAGATGGTGAATTGATTTTGGCCCAGGAGCTACCTATCCATCAAATATTTGATTTGATGATTTTTTTGTCCAGGACATTGCTTTACTTCAAGGAGGCTTACCGACTCCCCCTTTTATATGACCCGGAAAAACCCACAGCGGAACGAGTTGGAGTACAAGGTGGGATATTACCAGTAGAAGTGTGTGTAGACAATCAAAATATCAATGAGGACATCAAAGCATTTGCCCAAAGTTTAAATGATTTAGGAGAAATAATTGGAGAACGTCAACGAGTGCTTAGCCGCATACTAGAAGAGTTGGAGTGTTACTAACAATGAAAAAGACTTGTATTTTGTCACCGGACAGGCAGCTGACTGAAGAGGAACAGTCGCTTGTCTGGAAAAAGCCGCCTTCACATATTGAAAGTGAAGCAGAAAAACGAATATATGAAGAGATCGTACGAAATTGGAATCGCGGTGAAATGAAAATTAGCACCATTTTGCTGGAAGGGGATGCTGGTTCGGGAAAAACCCAGATTGCCAAAGCTTTATCTGCTGATTTTAACCTGCCTTATACGAAAGTAACCTGTTTTGCAGATATGGATAAATCCGATGTCCTGGGTTCGATTCTTCCGGTGCTGTCAGAAGAAGATGGTCATTCTGATAAGGTTGAATATCGCTATTATCCTTCTGAGATTGTTCGTGCATATGAAAATGGATGGCTCTTGGAGATTCAGGAACCGACAGTGATTCGGGATGCTGCTGTTTTAATGGCGCTAAATTCCGCATTAGAACCAGATGGCAGTCTAAACTTGCCAACTCGTATCGCGCATCGTCACCCTGATTTTATTGCGGTTATCACAACAAACCGCGGTTACAATGGCTTCCGGCCCTTAAATGAAGCTTTGCGAGATCGAGTGCAGCATGCAGAAAAACTAGATTTACCGCCTAAAGAAGTGATGATGGAGCGGGTTAAAGCTAAGACCGGTTATGAATCTGAACCTGTACTATCTCTTTTAGCTGAAACGATTATGGTGCTGGATGAGACAGCCCGCGCCAATGCCATTAAAGGTGTAGCCGGTATGCGTTCCTATATCTTTTGGGTGGATGCCGTTCAAAGTGGTGCCTCAATCCAAAAAAGTTTATATTATAAGGTGTTATACAAAATCACGACCGATCCGCAGGAACTTGTTATTTTAGAGCAGGCACTGGCTAGTCATGGCTTGACAGAAAAGCTTGAGGAAATGGATCACATATGTCAATCGCAAAAAGACGGAGAAAATCCTGAAGTAATGGAACTTAATATTTCCGAAAACGGAGAATTCTCTGCCAAGACAGATCAAGCTGATAAAAATGCAGTGCGTCTGAGAAAATCAGAAGACAGTGAGGGGCATTCTGATACGAGCAGTGATGAAAATACTGATATTTCAAGCAATGATAATGGGGAAAATGGCACTCCATTCTATCATGAGCTCGATAAATCAGATACAACCGAATTACAAAAAAAAGAATTTCGTAAACAGTTGAACAGGGAAGCACGGCAAAGTGTTCAAGGAAGTGTCCATGAAGATATTAAGCTGATTGTCCATCGTCCGGAAGTTACCTACCAGAACAGGGAAGAGTATAACCGTATGATGACAACTTTGATGCCAGTTATTCGGGAATTAATCAGAAAAACAAATCCTCTGTTGGAGCATGAATTATCTGCTGAATTCGCGAAATCGAGGTTGTATGGCACAAAATTTTGCGCGGATCAGGTTGCCACTATGGATTTTCGCACATTTGCCCGCAAGCGTCCGCCTGAGGAAGAACCCTCTATTGCGGTTGCTCTCAGGATTGATGAATCGGCTTCGATGTCAGCCTTTGGCCGATTAGAATCTGCAAAGCAAGCTGCTGTTGCCTTGTATGAATTTTGCACAAGATGCGGTATTCCAATCATGGTCTACGGGGATACAGCAGACCGCTCCAAGCTGGAGCAAATGTCTGTCTATTCCTATGTAGACTTTGAAAGCAAAGATGCAAATGAAAAATATGCTCTTATGAACATTCAGGCTCGCAGCAACAATCGGGATGGTATGGCATTGCGCATTATTTCCGATAGATTGCTTTATGCGCCCCAAAAATCCAAATTAATAATCAGCATCAGTGACGGGCAGCCTAAGGCTATGCCTGATTATTCAGGTGAAAAGGCAGCGTATGATATGAAAGATACTTTGCAGGAATTTAGGCGAAAAGGCATCCAGTTCCTAGCTGCAGCTATTGGACAGGATAAGGAGGCTATCCGAGAACTTTACGGTGCTGAAAACACACTGGATATAACCGATTTGAAGCAGCTTCCAGCAAGATTGGTACAAGTAATCGCAAGGTTCATGTAGTATGATATACTAAGCAGAAATGGAGGTGGTGGCATGGATTGTGTGAAAATAGGCAATTTAATTGCCAAGCTACGAAAGGAAAAAAACCTTACCCAGAGAAATATTGCAGATGCACTGGGTATTCAAAATAAAACTGTTTCAAAATGGGAATGTGGTTTAGGATGTCCTGACCTATCGCTGTGGCCAGAACTATCTACTATTTTGGGTGTTGATATGAAACAGATGATGGAGGGTGAAATCACATCAAATAAGCCGGATAGCGGCAATATTGATAAAGTACGTTTTTACGTCTGTCCTTCCTGTGGAAATATTTTGGTGAGCACAGGAAGTGCCTCTATCTTCTGCTGCGGAAGAAAGTTAGAACGTATCTTGCCTACTGTTGCAACTATTGCACCAAAAATCACGGTAGAGGAAATAGATACTGATTACTTTGTCACATTTGACCATCCAATGACCAAAGATCATTATCTTTCTTTTGTGGCCTATGTTAAAAGTGACAGAGTATTTCTAAATCGCTTGTACCCAGAACAAAGTCCAACTTGTAGGTTTCCTATAACTACCGGTGGCAAACTATTTGTTTATTGTATTAAGCATGGCTTATCGGTATATTAGGTAATCTATAATTAAATCAATATTATCTTCCTGGGATGTATATGTTTGTTGTACTGTCCGTGGCTTTTTTTCAATTTTAAACGTTGTTTAATACAACTTATTGTGTTAAAATATATGTTGATACAAATAAGAGTTTAGGAGGAACCGAAACTATGACAGCCTCAATGCGTTTAAGATAAGCTGGCAATAAAAAAAGCAGAATCTATCCCCGATGATAGGCTTTTTTGTTGTGCTTATTTATACGATATTGAGCATTCATTAGTTACGGTGAGATATAGACCATTTAACTATAGTCTTATTTAACTATGTCTTTAATATGAATGTTTCCAAATTGTATGTATGCAGACCAAAAGCCACATTGTGGATTTAGGCCTGCATTTTTTATTGCCTAGAATGCTATTCAAAATAGAAATTCAAGCAAAATAATATGCAGGAGATAATATAAATGGAAAAATACAACAATTGGAAACTTAAGTTTTATACAATATGGGCAGGGCAGGCAGTATCATTAATCACTAGTGCCATCCTGCAAATGGCGATCATTTTTTACCTTACAGAGAAAACAGGATCTGCGATGGTCTTGTCTATGGCTTCACTAGTAGGTTTTTTACCCTATGCGGTCTTTGGACCAGCCATTGGTGTATTAGTGGATCGTCATGATAGGAAGAAGATAATGATTGGTGCTGATTTAATTATCGCAGCAGCTGGGGCCGTGCTAGCTATTGTTGCATTGTATATGGAGTTACCTATCTGGATGGTTATGGTAGTATTGTTTATCCGCAGTGTTGGAACAGCTTTTCATACCCCTGCTCTCAATGCGGTTACGCCACTTTTAGTACCAGAAGAACAGCTTACGAAATGTGCAGGCTATAGTCAGTCTTTGCAGTCTATAAGCTATATTGCTAGTCCGGCGGTTGCAGCACTCTTATACTCCGTTTGGGAACTAAATGCTATTATTGCCATCGATGTATTGGGTGCTGTGATTGCATCTATTACGGTAGCAATTGTACGTATTCCTAAGCTGGGTGATCAAGTGCAAAGTTTGAAACCAAATTTCATAAGAGAAATGAAAGAAGGAATGGCTGTACTACGGCAAAATAAAGGATTATTTGCTTTATTACTCGTTGGAACATTATATATGTTTGTTTATATGCCCATAAATGCATTATATCCTTTAATCACTATGGAATATTTTAATGGTACACCGATGCATATTTCTATTACGGAGATTGCTTATGCCTCTGGTATGTTGATAGGGGGTCTATTATTAGGGTTATTTGGGAATTACCAAAAGCGAATCTTATTAATAACGGCATCAATTTTTATGATGGGGATAAGCTTAACCATTTCAGGATTACTTCCTCAAAGTGGATTTTTCATATTTGTAGTCTGCTGTGCAATAATGGGGCTTTCGGTTCCGTTTTACAGCGGTGTGCAAACAGCTCTTTTTCAGGAGAAAATTAAGCCTGAATATTTAGGACGTGTATTTTCTTTAACTGGAAGTATCATGTCTCTTGCTATGCCAATTGGGTTAATTCTTTCTGGATTCTTTGCAGATAGAATCGGTATAAACCATTGGTTTTTAATATCAGGTATTTTAATCATTTGCATTGCAATATTTTGCCCAATGATAACTGAGATTAGAAAATTAGATGCAAAATAAAATAAAGGAGTGTGTTCGTATGATAGATAATATTATTCAATCAGTGACAGAAAAATTATCCTCTTTGCCTTATATAGAAGGCATCGTATTAGGGGGTTCCCGTGCAAGAGGTACCCATACAGAGGATTCTGATATAGATATCGGAATCTATTACAAATCAGAATCATTTGACATTACAGCGATTAATCAAATTGCTACAGAGTTGGATGATGAGAATAGAAATAACCTTGTTGTACCTCCCGGAGCGTGGGGTGATTGGATTAATGGCGGCGGATGGTTAGTTATAAATGGGTATCATGTTGACTTGATTTTACGTGATATAAAACGGGTGGAACAAATAATCAAAGATACGGAGCAAGGAATTGTTACTGCTAATTATCAGACGGGGCATCCCCATGGATATATAAGTGCTATGTATCGAGGAGAATTAGCGATTAGCAAAATACTATATGCTAAGAATGAAAGCTTATGCGAATTAAAAAAGCAGGCAGAACGTTATCCAACCGCTTTGCAGAAGGGATTAACTGAATTTTTTATGTTTGAGGCAGGTTTCTCTTTAATGTTTGCTGAGAACAATATTGATAAAGACGATGTATCCTATGTTTGTGGACATTGCTTTCGAAGCATATCTTCCCTTAATCAAGTCTTGTTTGCAATAAATAAAGAATACTGTATAAATGAAAAAAAGGCTGTTAAGATGATTGAAGGTTTTAAGATCAAGCCAAGCGATTACAAGGAAAGGGTCGATAAGGTTATTTCCTTAATATCAACTGATGTAGATTGTACAAGAAAAGGAATAGAGATTCTTCAAAGACTAGTAAATGAGGTTAAATACCTGAAAGGAGACCATGTTCAATGACTGGACCAGATAAGAAAAAACTTTATCCTAACGAGAATATAAAGAGCGTTTGCTATATAAGTAATTTGCCTAAACGCCCTAATGTAGAAATTGGCGAATATACTTATTATAGTGATAACAAAAAGTCACCTGAGAAATTTTATGATAATATTGAGCATCATTATGAATTTCTGGGGGATAAACTGATAATAGGTAAGTTCTGTGCGATTGCAGAGGGTGTTAAGTTTATTATGAATGGAGCAAACCATAGAATGGATGGAATTACAACCTATCCCTTTAATATCTTTGGCTGTGGATGGGAAAAGGTTACTCCTACAATAGAACAACTTCCTTTTAAGGGAGATACTGTGATTGGTAATGATGTGTGGATAGGTCAAAATGTAACCATTATGCCAGGCGTTGTAATTGGTGATGGTGCGATTATTGCCGCTAATTCAACAGTAGTGAAAAGTGTTGAGCCATATACAATATATGGTGGGAATCCAGCTAAGTTTATCAAAAAACGCTTTAGTGACGAAAAGATTGAATTCTTGCTAAAGCTTCAATGGTGGAATTGGAGCGAAGAGGAAATATTTAATAATCTTGAAGAGCTAACATCAGATGTGGGATTAGAACAATTAATGGGAAAATAGGAGGGGCAATCAATGTATATGGAAAAAATTATTAAAGAGATGAAAGAAATCTTCAAAGAAATTCCTTTTGGAATTGACCATACTCTCAAGGTTTTACAAAATGCAGAAGAGATAATGAAAGGTGAAAATGTTGAAGCAGAAGAAAAAGAATTAATTAGTATTGTTGCTATACTACATGATATTGGTGCTGTTGAAGCACAAAAAAAGTATGGTTCAATAGATGGATCCTATCAGGAGATAGAGGGACCAACAGTAGCAAAAGATATATTAAAAAAAGTAGAATATGACAAAAATATTGATCGAATATGCTTTATAATAGGTAACCATCACACTCCTTCTAAAATTGATGGCCCTGATTTTCAGATACAATGGGAAGCAGATTTGCTTGAGAACTTAACGGTTATGGATAAAGAAAAGGAACAGCAAAAAATAAAAAGATGTATAGATGAGAATTTTAAAACGTCTACAGGAAAAAAGATAGCTTATGAACGTTTTATCATAGGTTAAAATTTTGCTATACAGATGTGCATGATGTAAAACTATTGTGTGAGGGATTTAATATTCCTGTTCCGAGTGAATACAAGTAACCAACAGATTCCGGTTTATATGAAAGAGCGCATTAAGTTTAATTGTGAAGTGTAATGGATATGTTCCCGTCTACCGATAGTCCCAAAAACACAGTAGATATGTTTCTGAGAACGGACATACACAAATGACATTCATTCTATCCTCTCAAGCCATTGCGAGGTGGTCTGCCTGTTGTCAAAAAAATAGTGTTGTGATTCTTGTATAATAGATTATTAATTGAGTAGAGATTTGTAAAGAGAGATAAATTCAAACTTGTGGAGGAGAGATATGATGCCAAGGGCAAAGTTTCAAATATTAGTAATACCATATGTTATACAAGATGAGCAAATTAAATATTGTATGTTTTTGAGGGCGGATATGGATGTTTGGCAATTTATTGCAGGTGGTGGAGAAGATGATGAAACTCCCATAGAAGCTGCGAAAAGAGAAGCTAATGAAGAGGCAAATATTGCGTATACAACTTCATATTATATGCTGGATACTTGTTGTAGTATTCCTGTTGAATGTTTCAGTGAAAATGATAGACAGCGATGGGGAGAGAAGTGTTTTGTTATTCCAGAATATTCTTTTGCAGTGAATGTAAATGGAGCAGACTTAAAATTATCACATGAACATATCAAACATGAATGGCTTGATTATGAATCATCAAGAAAATTGTTGAAATACGATAGTAATAAAACTGCCCTTGGTGAATTGAATACCAGAATTAAAAAAGGATTACTTGGTGAAAAGAAATAGCATAACAAATTTCTTTTAAATAATATACAAAGAGTAATAATAAAAATGTGATTTTGCGAATATGCAGAAATAATGATAGAGAGAGTAGTATTGACGATTATATAAGAGGTTTTAGTTATAATTATTTTTCCTAAAACGAAGATATTATATAAAGGAGTATAATATCTAATTTGGCAAACTCTTATTGATATTTAGCATGATTTGAATAGAAGAAAACAGGTTTAATTATAAAAGTTATTAGCATGGATTATATTCAGAAAATGGCCAGAAGCTGGATTTTAAAAAGTAACTTTATTAGAAACCTTTCCACTAAGGGGTTACTATATACATACAACATCTATATTGTCACCTCAAGGTATTGTAAGGTAGTAGTATTGATGACAAGAAAGTAAAGTTAAGTGTAGTAAAAAGGCTTGAAATAAATTTATATAATTTCACCTATATATACAGGTAGTGCTTTATGCAGAGTAACGGCGATTTGAATTTCAATAAGCGAAATAAAACCAGACAGCATGAAGTCTGTGATTATTGAAATCAGTGC is part of the Proteiniborus sp. MB09-C3 genome and encodes:
- a CDS encoding DUF6530 family protein, yielding MNEKVVMVSNDYDRIDGRNAYQSDIKRLTLGAPMLEENKKMQIAAQIWKNDKDGELILAQELPIHQIFDLMIFLSRTLLYFKEAYRLPLLYDPEKPTAERVGVQGGILPVEVCVDNQNINEDIKAFAQSLNDLGEIIGERQRVLSRILEELECY
- a CDS encoding recombinase zinc beta ribbon domain-containing protein; the protein is MKIRGFKRCGDIYRRVHWNNRGYKSIVWRCVSRLEEKDSECTAPTINEETLQNAVVKAINELLVNKEPFLQTLQKNIATIFNEENDNATDDIDGKLEELQQQLLIQAKSKNDYDDVADEIYRLRELKQNALVENAEREGKRQRIAEMTDFLNEQSCELEEYDEQLVRWLIERVTVHDDRIEVEFKSSIEIDIEN
- a CDS encoding GIY-YIG nuclease family protein, which encodes MMDTKRKKELLEAYKNRHPEMGVISYRCKETGEVFLGISKDTKSGFNSNNMKLAANWHPNKRLQELWNKYGSEGFELSVIKVLKYDDPHEDHTAKLESLREQCLAADPNARRIWR
- a CDS encoding ATP-binding protein, whose amino-acid sequence is MADITEIRELAKKLNLWNISRGYIDLNDEKLSNLDYLQMILQKELEIRARQKQIKLRRASKLPNKVFELSNLNKGLEWQIKQLSHLTWLNEEQNVILLGKCGTGKTSLAVHLGETAIGNGHKTYYASIDTFVSIVENKDINPKAGATFSYMRECDLIIIDDVFYLEPTRSELQAFYRAVTFLNETRSIIFITNREISTWLDVVEDKHLCQTLLDRITANCQIIRLTDR
- a CDS encoding DUF6602 domain-containing protein; this encodes MGQIDIKSLFYSLQTQMCAKLSTNRQHIQHPGIKGDSSELNWIEWLKTYLPKRYSVDKAFIIDCDGNMSDQIDVVIYDQQYSPFVFNQDNAYYIPAESVYAIFEVKQEINKENIIYAGDKTKSVRSLKRTSTAIPHAGGYYAPKPHNKILSGILTLSSVWNPPLGKSFEEAIYSLEDESKLDIGCILAEGSFLADYKNDVLMKSTEEESLIFFFLKLLIELQSLGTTPAIDINCYGSALDSI
- the istA gene encoding IS21 family transposase is translated as MIGIEQYQKIQEYKALGLAQTKTAKALGITYTSVSKYWNMSKEDYAREAEKERYHMDNYRQYILEQLKICPQIRDTNIYLKLIEAFPDLQVKRATFYRYMKALREQHGYQHTSKRKISPREVSPPGYEAQADFGQYKLKDMYGRIVRVYFFCMVLSYSRMKFVCFSPDPFTTETAIKAHNYTFQYFGGRPQTILYDLDRVYVVSENLGNIILVPAFEEYVKRIGYSVSLCRPRDPQSKGKVEEVIGYVKQSFLEGRVYTGIDSLNSAALAWLDREGNGRVHTVTRKVPREMFIEEQKQLFHVKPYSEVSSTVASFDSNGVVSYKGNRYQIDVGVMDAHQRIRIEDDGEILLFYDTDTNELLAKYPVTEGTGQIFKPEGNNNRNRVSHALIKQYFAEHEIAQEFIQRMEQEQPKYFNSHCIRLNRMTKFYSMEQMLDGVRYCIETERCNAYELLAYMMYKHGEQIAKKFLPNQQYFNHLTRSKEIRREIDG